A window of the Trichoderma asperellum chromosome 4, complete sequence genome harbors these coding sequences:
- a CDS encoding uncharacterized protein (BUSCO:EOG092D2SPT) yields MAGTINKPKRPNSKRSTTRLRNKIQKASAAKQRKDRKLAKKNPEWRSKLKKDPGIPNLFPYKEKMLEEIEQKRAKKAEEAQKRKEMAKAAKTGGAEKNEDAMEDAGADGDHMDEDDGMDDVDESNPMAALLASARAAAAKYDKSLAASDDDMDEDDDDDDSDDDASDDGAHVSIGQASSRKTFDKVFKQVVDEADVVLYVLDARDPEGTRSREVERSVVAAAAGGKRLILILNKVDLIPPKVLRDWLVYLRRYFPTLPVRAAHAAANAHMFNHRDLSVQSTSAALFKALKSYAASRDLKRAVSVGVIGYPNVGKSSIINALLGRVSGKGASSAKACPAGAEAGVTTSIRKVKIDSKLTLLDSPGVVFPSSSSVQSGGLVAIKNATEAHAHLVLLNAVPPKQIDDPIPAVSLLLRRLSSTPDLLQKLTNVYDIPALLPSSADGDITSDFLVQVARKRGRLGRGGVPNINAAAMTVVTDWRDGRIQGWVEAPVLAVENAKGQNGAVKPAIKNAGEEEVMADQKEIVTEWAAEFKLDGLWGDDNANEGADEGDAMEQ; encoded by the exons ATGGCAGGCACAATCAACAAGCCCAAGA GACCCAACTCCAAGCGGTCGACAACCCGTCTTCGCAACAAGATCCAGAAGGCCTCCGCGGCCAAGCAGAGAAAGGACCGCAAgttggccaagaagaaccCAGAATGGAGAtcaaagctgaagaaggatcCCGGCATCCCCAACCTCTTCCCCTacaaggagaagatgctggaggagattgagcaGAAGCGCGCAAAGAAGGCCGAGGAGGcccagaagagaaaggagatggccaaggctgccaaaACAGGCGGCGCCGAGAAGAACGAGGATGCCATGGAGGATGCGGGTGCGGATGGTGACCAcatggatgaggatgacggaATGGACGATGTCGACGAGTCCAACCCAATGGCTGCCCTGCTTGCGAGCGCTCGCGCTGCCGCCGCAAAGTACGACAAGTCTCTTGCCGCCAGTGACGACGACatggacgaggatgacgatgacgacgacagcgatgatgacgcTTCTGATGACGGCGCACACGTTTCCATTGGCCAGGCCTCATCGAGAAAGACCTTCGACAAGGTCTTCAAGCAGGTCGTCGATGAGGCCGACGTCGTGCTGTACGTCCTCGATGCCCGCGACCCCGAGGGCACTCGTTCCCGCGAAGTCGAGCGCAGCGtcgtggctgctgctgccggtggcAAGCGCCTGATCCTCATTCTCAACAAGGTCGACCTGATCCCCCCCAAGGTGCTGCGCGACTGGCTCGTCTACCTGCGCCGGTACTTCCCTACCCTCCCCGTGCGAGCGGCGCATGCGGCTGCGAATGCGCACATGTTTAACCACCGCGACTTGAGTGTGCAGAGCACCTCTGCTGCGCTGTTCAAGGCCCTCAAGAGCTATGCTGCCAGCCGCGACCTGAAGCGCGCCGTCTCTGTTGGTGTCATCGGCTACCCCAACGTCGGTAAGAGCTCCATCATCAACGCTCTGCTTGGCAGAGTGAGCGGCAAGGGCGCCAGCTCTGCCAAGGCCTGTCCCGCTGGCGCTGAGGCTGGCGTCACAACGAGCATCCGCAAGGTCAAGATCGACAGCAAGCTCACGCTGCTCGACTCCCCCGGCGTCGTCTtcccgtcgtcgtcttccgtCCAGTCCGGCggcctcgtcgccatcaagaaCGCCACTGAGGCTCACGCCCACCTTGTTCTGCTCAACGCCGTTCCCCCCAAACAAATTGACGATCCTATCCCTGCCGTCAGCCTGCTCCTCCGCCGTCTCTCTTCTACCCCCGATCTGCTGCAGAAGCTCACCAACGTGTACGACATCCCCGCGCTCCTACCCAGCAGCGCCGACGGCGACATCACCTCGGATTTCCTCGTCCAGGTCGCCCGCAAGCGTGGCAGGCTCGGCCGTGGCGGCGTCCCCAACATcaacgctgctgccatgacCGTTGTGACTGACTGGCGTGACGGTCGTATCCAAGGATGGGTCGAGGCTCCCGTCTTGGCAGTCGAGAATGCAAAGGGCCAGAACGGCGCTGTCAAGCCCGCTATCAAGAACGCTGGCGAGGAAGAGGTCATGGCTGACCAGAAGGAGATTGTCACAGAATGGGCTGCGGAGTTCAAGCTTGATGGCCTATGGGGCGATGACAATGCTAATGAGGGTGCGGATGAGGGTGATGCCATggagcagtaa
- a CDS encoding uncharacterized protein (BUSCO:EOG092D09F6) has product MTSLKRTQRSDQAALNISNKVYVRSTRSGKVQKIVREVYLRTDIPCSSNLCRTCLSQAPRNAANQALPFVLSERPAGTKSFPQGHYLVPDTNALLNAMDLFEQSSSFYDVIILQTVLEELKNRSFPLYNRLVGLTKSEDKRFYVFFNEFRQETYVNREAGESVNDRNDRAVRQAVKWYGEHLALTKAAKIPAIVMLSDDRDNLRKAREQGLHASSLADYVSELEDGERLLDMIAESQTQAQGGFKQASQQPIYPEYFTASRMMTGVKAGLLHQGIFNVSPYNYLEGSIKVPAFPKPLLILGRENINRSIDGDVVVVELLPQDQWKSPSTKIIEEDTITKNENADAEERQDFVSDKERKALQEEVKRTQKASGENQLQPTAKVVGVVKRNWRQYVGHIDPSTANKGPSQGRKLDSVFLIPMDKKIPKIRLRTRQVSELLGKRLLVTVDSWDRDSRHPVGHLVRSLGELETKAAETEALLLEWDVQYRPFPKTVLDCLPKEGHDWKVPASKEDPGWRDREDLRDLLICSIDPPGCQDIDDALHARLLPNGNYEVGVHIADVSNFVKPANAMDTEASIRGTTVYLVDKRIDMLPMLLGTDLCSLKPYVERFAFTVIWELNENADIVNVRFAKSVIASREAFSYEQAQLRIDDESQQDDLTKGMRMLLMLSKKLKKKRMDAGALSLSSPEIKVHMESESSDPIDVKTKELLDTNSLVEEFMLFANVSVAAKIYEAFPQTAILRRHAAPPKTNFDELADQLRIKRGLELRTDSSKALADSLDRCVDEKEPFFNTLVRIMATRCMMSAEYFCSGTQSYPEFRHYGLASEIYTHFTSPIRRYADLLAHRQLAAAIGYEAVHPSVRSRGRLEAVCKNINVRHRNAQMAGRASIAYYVGQALKGKVAEEEAFVMKIFSNGFVVLVPRFGIEGLIRLRDLADPEPESEYDAETYTLTTKGERSIKVELFQKVVVRVHDDKDERTGKRGVKMELVSA; this is encoded by the exons ATGACGAGTTTAAAGAGGACGCAGCGGTCAGACCAGGCTGCGCTCAACATTTCCAACAAGGTCTATGTCAGGTCGACGCGGAGTGGAAAAGTGCAGAAGATTGTTCGGGAGGTCTATCTGAGGACGGATATACCATGTTCATCAAATTTGTGCAGGACCTGCTTGAGCCAGGCACCCCGGAATGCCGCCAACCAAG CTCTACCTTTTGTCCTGTCGGAGAGGCCGGCCGGTACAAAGTCATTTCCCCAAGGCCACTATCTGGTCCCTGATACAAACGCGTTATTGAACGCCATGGACCTATTCGAGCAGAGCTCATCGTTTTATGACGTTATCATCCTGCAGACTGTTCTGGAAGAACTCAAGAACCGCTCATTTCCTCTCTACAACCGCCTTGTAGGACTGACGAAGAGCGAGGACAAGAGATTCTACGTCTTCTTCAACGAATTCCGCCAGGAGACCTATGTCAACCGTGAAGCTGGTGAGAGTGTCAATGACAGAAACGACCGCGCGGTTAGACAAGCTGTCAAGTGGTACGGGGAGCATCTGGCATTGACCAAGGCGGCCAAGATCCCGGCGATTGTCATGCTCAGTGATGACCGGGACAACTTGAGGAAAGCCAGAGAGCAAGGACTACACGCGTCTTCGCTCGCAGACTACGTCAGTGAACTagaagatggcgagaggTTACTGGATATGATTGCAGAGTCACAGACACAAGCCCAAGGTGGATTCAAGCAAGCTTCTCAGCAGCCTATTTACCCAGAGTACTTTACCGCGTCAAGGATGATGACGGGAGTCAAGGCAGGGCTGTTGCATCAGGGTATCTTCAATGTGTCTCCGTATAACTACCTTGAAGGATCTATCAAGGTCCCTGCTTTCCCAAAGCCTCTACTTATCCTAGGCCGCGAGAACATCAATCGATCCATCGATGGCGATGTGGTAGTCGTTGAATTGCTCCCACAAGACCAGTGGAAGTCACCATCAACAAAGATCATTGAAGAGGATACGATTACGAAGAATGAGAATGCGGACGCCGAAGAGCGCCAGGACTTTGTATCTGACAAAGAGCGCAAGGCACTTCAAGAGGAAGTAAAGAGGACCCAGAAAGCGTCAGGAGAGaaccagctgcagccaacaGCCAAGGTTGTGGGAGTAGTAAAACGCAACTGGCGGCAGTATGTTGGCCACATCGACCCATCGACGGCTAACAAGGGCCCATCACAAGGCCGGAAGCTCGATAGCGTTTTCCTCATCCCCATGGACAAGAAGATCCCAAAGATTCGCCTGCGCACTCGCCAAGTGTCTGAGCTTCTGGGTAAGAGGCTCCTGGTCACCGTCGACTCTTGGGATAGAGATTCAAGACATCCCGTCGGACATCTAGTTCGCTCCCTGGGAGAGCTCGAGACCAAGGCGGCAGAGACGGAGGCTTTGCTTTTGGAGTGGGATGTCCAGTACCGACCTTTCCCGAAAACGGTGCTCGACTGTCTTCCGAAGGAGGGTCACGACTGGAAGGTTCCTGCCAGCAAAGAGGATCCTGGctggagagacagagaggatCTTCGCGATCTTCTTATTTGCAGTATTGATCCGCCTGGCTGTCAAGATATCGACGATGCTCTTCACGCGAGACTATTACCAAACGGAAACTACGAGGTCGGCGTTCATATTGCCGACGTATCGAATTTTGTCAAGCCTGCCAATGCCATGGATACTGAAGCGAGTATTCGGGGTACCACCGTATACCTGGTTGATAAGCGCATAGACATGCTTCCTATGCTGCTTGGTACTGACCTCTGCTCTCTCAAGCCTTATGTCGAGCGCTTCGCGTTTACAGTTATCTGGGAGCTCAACGAGAATGCAGATATTGTAAATGTCCGCTTCGCAAAATCAGTTATTGCGTCACGCGAGGCCTTCAGCTACGAACAAGCACAGCTCCGAATCGACGACGAGTCGCAGCAGGATGATCTCACAAAGGGCATGCGAATGCTGCTTATGCTGTCCAAGAAGCTTAAGAAGAAGCGTATGGATGCTGGTGCTCTGAGTCTGTCTTCACCGGAAATCAAAGTCCACATGGAGTCGGAATCTTCGGATCCTATCGACGTCAAGACCAAAGAACTCCTCGATACCAACTCTTTGGTTGAGGAATTCATGTTGTTCGCCAATGTCAGCGTTGCTGCCAAGATTTACGAGGCGTTCCCTCAGACTGCCATTCTACGTCGCCACGCGGCTCCTCCCAAGACCAACTTTGACGAGTTGGCCGACCAGCTGCGCATTAAACGCGGCCTGGAGCTGCGCACCGATTCTAGCAAGGCGCTGGCCGATTCCCTCGACAGGTGCGTCGACGAAAAAGAACCCTTCTTCAACACCCTCGTTCGTATCATGGCCACTCGCTGCATGATGAGCGCAGAGTACTTCTGCTCTGGAACACAATCATATCCCGAGTTCCGCCACTACGGTCTTGCTTCTGAGATTTACACACACTTCACCTCACCTATTCGCCGATATGCGGATCTCCTTGCCCATAGACAACTTGCGGCCGCCATCGGCTACGAAGCCGTCCACCCTTCCGTCCGCAGCAGAGGTCGTCTCGAAGCCGTGTGCAAGAACATCAATGTCCGTCACCGCAACGCCCAGATGGCCGGCCGAGCCAGCATTGCGTACTACGTCGGCCAAGCCCTGAAGGGCAAGGTTGCCGAGGAGGAAGCCTTTGTGATGAAGATTTTCAGCAATGGATTTGTGGTTCTGGTGCCGCGGTTCGGCATCGAGGGCTTGATTAGGTTGCGCGATTTGGCTGATCCTGAGCCGGAGAGCGAATATGACGCCGAGACGTATACATTGACGACGAAGGGGGAGAGAAGCATCAAAGTAGAGCTTTTCCAGAAGGTTGTGGTTAGAGTCCATGACGACAAGGACGAGAGGACGGGCAAGAGAGGCGTCAAGATGGAGTTGGTGAGTGCTTAA